One region of Mangifera indica cultivar Alphonso chromosome 3, CATAS_Mindica_2.1, whole genome shotgun sequence genomic DNA includes:
- the LOC123211170 gene encoding chromatin structure-remodeling complex protein SYD-like isoform X3, with the protein MASSQNVELEAAKFLHKLIQDSKDEPAKLATKLYVILQHMKSSGKEDSMPYQVISRAMETVMNQNGLDIETLKSSRLPLSSGTQMGDSSAAQCAGSSSQVVGVAKDPKMGLNENEMSKIDPFTHSRAPVGSNTGGHDYYQASGTLRNSQSFDHESPSSLDTRSANSQSQERQKDVKKATTKRKRGDSSVPVEQQNESSQQHDLRNTVVNARRGKMNKVESPGGFAVKGGELSNFNMIPSCGQMEHFSSLSGNMSSVLGVKQEGQNVAEKPMDTANLSNSISRTSASKFPEEVEVSSSHNTLGQQRGSSLPSTNDNLASRGVWNRAGLPFERSHVPKFSSNAVSSNMMSESAMQHPTISSLAGSAFGKVHGGLPVGPSSFRTGESGFSMLNPAEAHLSNIRGDETSTVLASGKVVEQNGSPNTLTDSNRIVQVGRQNSISGTTMLRTTPSRDTGKSSVSQAPAFSGMPFKERQLKQLRAQCLVFLAFRNGLMPKKLHLEIALGNIFPREGGNLDVSHKEFMDHHAAKPQCLNDQSNIPGVVPPFGRLSNVRETDRIPSGASSAGRILEADSLARETENSKLMEDKSGLPPDHFVLAEAKQLPATRKTEAEMQNQDALGSQTYLVTALQQPEFMNSEMNSWSGAGSQNDVSRRALPASAIQHDLGPEIKDNAPSQLQSVVNSGLSGYEHADSYLPSLSMRGQWKPVLGTNNDHRAMISMKDASLMPKHVSQAENNEEDKSLCSNVPPAPKYTTSEKWIMDMQRRKLLAEQSWIVKQQKTKQKISACYDKLKEKVSSSEDISAKTKSVIELKKLQLSGLQRRLRSDFLNDFFKPVSTDMDRLKSYKKHRHGRRIKQLEKYEQKMKEDRQKRIRERQKEFFSEIEVHKERLDDAFKIKRERWRGFNKYVKEFHKRKERVHREKIDRIQREKINLLKINDVEGYLRMVQDAKSDRVKQLLKETEKYLQKLGSKLQEAKAMESRFEHDIDETRAPIIEKYEPAVENEDESDQAKHYLESNEKYYLMAHSIKESISEQPTCLHGGKLREYQMNGLRWLVSLYNNHLNGILADEMGLGKTVQVIALICYLMETKNDRGPFLVVVPSSVLSGWDSEINFWAPGIHKIVYSGPPEERRRLFKEKIVHQKFNVLLTTYEYLMNKHDRPKLSKIHWHYIIIDEGHRIKNASCKLNAELKHYQSYHRLLLTGTPLQNNLEELWALLNFLLPNIFNSSEDFSQWFNKPFQSNGDSSPDEALLSEEENLLIINRLHQVLRPFVLRRLKHKVENQLPEKIERLIRCEASAYQKLLMKRVEENLGSIGNSKARSVHNSVMELRNICNHPYLSQLHAEEVDTLIPKHFLPPIVRLCGKLEMLDRLLPKLKVTDHRVLFFSTMTRLLDVMEDYLTFKQYRYLRLDGHTSGGDRGALIDKFNQQDSPFFIFLLSIRAGGVGVNLQAADTVIIFDTDWNPQVDLQAQARAHRIGQKREVLVLRFETVQTVEEQVRASAEHKLGVANQSITAGFFDNNTSAEDRREYLESLLRECKKEEAAPVLDDDALNDVLARSESEIDVFESVDKQRREEEMAMWKKLVGRQGMDGSDSLPPLPSRLVTDDDLQAFYEAMKIFDVSKTVVTPQAGVKRKNMYLGALDTRQYGRGKRAREVRSYEEQWTEEELEKMCQADSPESPKMKGGGTEKNLPTVTSSCTIVLDSTEPPAVLSPSSSPPVSLPPPTPLSVDPPHLQQSKEVTPPSKRGRGRPRRAEKSPIAMVIPASSGTCKVETGLQTVTSHSATLAPGSLPGSTAFSGSLQHGVGIAPSSQPTSVLHSATPVSQSAPGGPSIPTQSRGRGRKIQSGEQATHRRGKKHGSVLPAVPDGLSSPSTDPKINEQSQNKSEMPAGSQPIAIGATGSSIPIAPVPDSLPSSAVKDASVVGDALNSATVNHVTSVPCAPQPPIPCPPAPMQTKGQSRKTQSGVSTPRRRGKRLAVLSLPAPAGLDTKSGLQSEDNSGDLLGSNSVSVRSKQDIVSEVLPNVIQEQASGVCEPVDVSSQGKKPIEQSDNAVQHPHPTSSLGVHDVSCKSSVSAPEQVPIDDLSGIASGSIEDLSKNSSSNGGVVPTSSVSNKTVELIRNQNSEDNARTDISTLKTATQAVGPVADSFPASAAVEDTNKMMQRVAGAIAPGLQSISTDPSVAAAYQSTPTQAPESVPVKRQCRKTPNRGEAPRRRGKRQALGLSGIPDGSVGLDPKLNQQLLSNLGEMMGSKTIDPGSKQETETKELTVVVQTVACEVPSPCGLAGQDPKRKETYTNPVLGRIQTAVTDVARVMKEIFSETCSAKAKAGVCSGIEAKDNTMPVSSNTLAEVAQSQSSVVKVCSEMLALETVPRSFRTNKNKEQPGTESDGTFKGGTEIFSVTSSSKDKAVCPSQSEDMTASIKAGSEHKTCAEMPALETARPGFDSAIGTHGDHIKTGNDAKSKSDIAVATETSSSKAGVPFESEGNDDKACPDMPTLETEPSGSDILINKHKESGTESDTKVNDDKDIFSETCSYRAIAGDYSGSEGNRIAKIRSSDDKSCPYMPTLESDPPGFGVRINKHKESRTEKDAKVTVDKDISSETCLSKDKAGYSTGSYVMNAPVIAVSMSTTMEVIQNQSSEDKTCPEIPTLGTAFPGFDITINKHKEQSGTESNAIIKGNDKTVSETCTVAGDSPSSEGMDAHGIAVSGNTVVEVVQDQSSEVGTGLQIPTLETAPSDLDFPNNKHEEQPVTESDAEIRCDNSAFSCEPQALQPEASKPERKTDGASTENSGDLREPRQLPDDQSVVESTSEITCIVQLNANQENDVAQELLAPNSDHTGSNRGLSSKVPGVVLLSDTQNNFGNTTMPSSNDFLKSSSVGLGDADCNTIAMNDDDDTGDHGRKSPLAFTTALPPSLINPSSKECLETSLLTLSSIEASSISTYDQIDVSKDSGVMPENLSEDLGPASSALAIEEDVIEGCSEKDSVCNLVVLHNPKVSEAVNQKDVSQSVESVGEEDEQIDVSQADRGLGLASALVIEEEQIDGSSEIDIVGNLVSAKDSNASVGEASEQTDVSRGCDAMPETLSNDLDLHSSSMVIEEAKIEGSSEKVPVGSLVSVEDSKGYVSEGGDQIDVSKGGDDVPENLSKDSYLPPSSMVIEEDTNVGLSEKDPVSNFVLVEDIKVSIGDAGNQMNVSSGAGVVQENLSEDPGLPLSSMVIAEEKMDGTIGAPEKAIVSNLVPAEDSKASVGEVGEQIDVSQGVDIMPENTCYDLYRPSSSIVIEKGKIEGSSTKDLVGSLVSMEDSKGSVGEAAEQIDVSQGGDVKQENLLKDLDLPSSSIVIEGEKIKESLEKELVHSLASLEDLKGSVGETSNRMNVSLGVRCVQETLSEDLSLPLTSLMVEEEKIDGSSEKDVVSNLLSAEDSKASVDEAGEQIGVSQGDIMPENLSNELDLPSSSMATEEKIEGSPEKDPLSSLVSVEDSKGSVGEAGEQIDISQCGDIMPKNLSKDLDLPSSSMVIEDENFEESSEKDPGSSLVSVEDFKGSVGKAGNQMKVSLGAGVVQENLSEDSGMTLTSLVVEEEKTDYSSEKDIVLVSLEDPKGSVAEAGNQIDVASEAGVEQEPVSDHLVLPAPSMEVEQEKTQALSEKDPVGVSV; encoded by the exons ATGGCGTCTTCACAAAATGTCGAGTTGGAAGCAGCAAAGTTTTTGCACAAGCTCATTCAAGATTCTAAAGATGAGCCTGCAAAATTGGCTACAAAACTTTACGTG ATATTGCAACATATGAAATCAAGTGGGAAGGAGGATTCAATGCCGTATCAAGTTATATCAAG ggcCATGGAGACTGTTATGAATCAGAATGGTCTTGATATTGAAACTTTGAAGTCATCACGTCTTCCTTTGTCCAGTGGGACTCAAATGGGGGATTCATCAGCAGCTCAATGTGCAG GATCTTCCTCACAGGTAGTTGGAGTTGCAAAAGATCCCAAGATGGgcttgaatgaaaatgaaatgtctaaaattgACCCATTTACTCATAGTAGGGCACCTGTGGGCTCTAATACAGGAGGACATGATTATTATCAAGCATCTGGAACTCTTAGAAATAGTCAGTCTTTTGACCATGAAAGTCCATCTAGTTTGGACACTAGGTCTGCCAATTCGCAATCCCAAGAAAGGCAAAAAGATGTTAAAAAGGCTACAACTAAGAGGAAGAGGGGTGATTCATCAGTTCCAGTGGAACAACAAAATGAGAGCTCCCAGCAACATGATTTACGTAACACCGTGGTTAATGCAAGGAGGGGGAAGATGAATAAGGTTGAATCACCTGGGGGTTTTGCAGTTAAAGGTGGTGAGCTTTCGAACTTTAACATGATTCCAAGTTGTGGTCAAATGGaacatttttcatctttgtctggCAACATGAGTTCAGTGCTCGGAGTCAAGCAAGAGGGTCAAAATGTTGCTGAAAAGCCAATGGATACAGCTAACCTTAGTAATTCAATTTCAAGGACTTCAGCTTCAAAATTCCCAGAAGAGGTGGAAGTTTCCTCTTCTCATAACACTTTGGGACAGCAGCGAGGGAGTTCCCTTCCTTCTACAAATGACAATCTGGCTTCCAGGGGTGTATGGAATAGAGCAGGGCTTCCATTTGAAAGATCTCATGTTCCCAAGTTTTCTTCAAATGCTGTTTCCAGTAACATGATGTCAGAATCTGCAATGCAGCATCCAACAATATCATCTCTTGCAGGAA GTGCATTTGGCAAGGTTCATGGAGGGTTACCTGTTGGCCCAAGTTCATTCCGAACAGGAGAATCAGGCTTCTCAATGCTTAATCCAGCAGAAGCCCATCTGTCAAATATTCGAGGGGATGAAACATCTACAGTGCTTGCCAGTGGAAAGGTTGTGGAGCAAAATGGAAGTCCAAACACGTTAACAGATTCAAATAGAATTGTTCag GTTGGCCGCCAAAATAGCATTTCAGGTACTACTATGCTTAGAACCACACCTTCTAGGGATACAGGTAAATCTTCTGTTTCCCAGGCCCCTGCATTTTCTGGCATGCCTTTCAAGGAACGACAGCTGAAGCAACTCCGAGCCCAATGCCTTGTATTTTTAGCCTTCAG AAATGGTTTGATGCCAAAGAAACTGCACCTTGAAATTGCACTTGGAAACATCTTTCCAAGAGAAG GTGGCAATTTAGATGTTTCACACAAGGAATTCATGGACCACCATGCAGCAAAACCGCAATGCTTGAATGATCAAAGTAATATTCCTGGAGTTGTGCCACCATTTGGAAGGCTGAGTAATGTCAGGGAAACTGATCGAATTCCTTCAGGTGCTTCATCTGCTGGAAGAATCCTGGAGGCTGACTCTTTGGCCAGGGAGACTGAGAACTCAAAGTTGATGGAGGACAAAAGTGGCTTGCCTCCTGACCATTTTGTACTTGCAGAAGCAAAACAACTACCAGCTACAAGAAAAACAGAGGCTGAAATGCAGAATCAAGACGCACTGGGATCGCAGACATATTTGGTGACTGCATTGCAGCAGCCTGAATTT ATGAACTCTGAGATGAATAGCTGGTCTGGTGCTGGAAGTCAGAATGATGTTTCAAGAAGAGCCCTACCAGCCTCTGCTATTCAGCATGATTTGGGGCCAGAAATAAAAGACAATGCTCCTAGTCAGTTGCAAAGTGTTGTTAACAGTGGTCTTTCAGGATATGAACATGCTGATAGTTACTTGCCTTCTTTGTCAATGAGGGGGCAGTGGAAACCCGTTTTAGGAACTAACAATGATCATCGTGCAATGATTTCAATGAAAGATGCTAGTTTGATGCCAAAACATGTGTCTCAGG CAGAGAATAATGAGGAAGATAAGTCACTATGTTCTAATGTGCCACCAGCTCCAAAGTATACCACGTCAGAGAAATGGATTATGGATATGCAGAGAAGGAAACTATTGGCTGAGCAAAGCTGGATAGTAAAGCAgcaaaaaacaaagcaaaaaatttCTGCATGTTATGATAAGTTAAAG GAAAAAGTGAGCTCATCTGAAGATATATCTGCCAAAACCAAAAGTGTCATAGAATTGAAGAAACTGCAATTGTCGGGACTTCAACGTCGTCTCAGGAG TGActttctaaatgatttttttaaaccagTTTCAACTGACATGGATCGGTTGAAATCATATAAGAAACATAGACATGGTAGAAGGATAAAACAGCTTGAAAAGTATGAGCAGAAAATGAAGGAAGACCGACAAAAGAGAATTCGTGAGAGGCAGAAGGAGTTCTTCAGTGAGATAGAAGTACACAA GGAGAGGCTCGATGATGCatttaaaattaagagagaaCGCTGGAGGGGTTTCAATAAATATGTTAAGGAGTTCCATAAAAGAAAGGAACGTGTTCATCGTGAGAAGATTGACAGAATCCAGCGTGAGAAGATTAATTTATTGAAGATAAACGATGTGGAGGGTTATTTACGTATGGTGCAG GATGCCAAATCTGATCGGGTAAAGCAACTTCTCAAAGAAACTGAGAAATATCTTCAAAAGCTTGGATCTAAGCTGCAAGAGGCTAAGGCTATGGAAAGTCGTTTTGAACATGATATAGATGAAACAAGAGCTCCAATAATTGAGAAGTATGAGCCTGCTgtggaaaatgaagatgaaagtGACCAAGCGAAG CATTACTTGGAAAGCAATGAGAAGTACTATTTGATGGCTCATAG TATTAAGGAGAGTATTTCAGAGCAGCCAACTTGTCTTCATGGTGGAAAACTGAGGGA GTACCAGATGAATGGACTAAGGTGGTTGGTATCACTTTACAACAATCATTTGAATGGAATCTTAGCTGATGAAATGGGCCTTGGAAAAACTGTCCAG GTTATTGCTTTGATTTGTTACCTTATGGAAACCAAAAATGATAGAGGACCCTTTTTAGTGGTTGTACCATCATCAGTTTTATCTGGGTGGGACTCAGAAATCAACTTTTGGGCCCCTGGAATACATAAGATTGTATATTCTGGGCCTCCAGAGGAGAGACGAAGATTATTCAA GGAAAAAATTGTGCATCAGAAATTCAATGTTCTCCTGACAACGTATGAGTATCTGATGAACAAGCATGATAGGCCAAAACTTAGCAAGATACATTGgcattatattataattgatgaaGGCCACCGCATTAAAAATGCTTCTTGCAAGTTGAATGCGGAGTTGAAGCACTATCAAAGTTATCACAGATTGTTGTTAACTGGAACACCACTGCAG AATAATCTTGAAGAACTTTGGGCTTTACTCAACTTTTTGTTACCGAATATATTCAATTCATCAGAAGATTTTTCTCAGTGGTTCAACAAACCATTTCAAAGTAATGGAGACAGTTCACCTGATGAA GCTTTGTTATCCGAGGAGGAGAATCTGTTAATCATAAACCGTTTGCACCAGGTTCTACGGCCATTTGTACTTCGGAGGCTGAAACACAAG GTTGAAAATCAACTGCCTGAAAAGATCGAGAGACTTATAAGATGTGAGGCTTCCGCCTATCAGAAGCTGTTAATGAAGAGGGTTGAAGAAAATCTTGGTTCAATTGGAAATTCAAAG GCTCGGTCGGTTCATAACTCTGTTATGGAGCTTCGAAATATATGCAATCATCCGTATCTCAGCCAGCTTCATGCAGAGGAG GTTGATACTTTAATACCTAAACATTTTTTGCCACCAATCGTTCGACTTTGCGGGAAGCTTGAGATGCTGGATAGATTACTGCCAAAGTTGAAAGTGACTGATCATCGG GTTCTCTTCTTTTCCACCATGACTAGGCTGCTTGATGTCATGGAGGACTATCTTACCTTTAAACAATACCGATACCTTAGGTTGGATGGGCATACATCTGGGGGTGATCGAGGTGCCCTCATTGACAAATTCAACCAACAAGATTCAcccttttttatatttcttctcAG CATTCGTGCTGGTGGTGTTGGAGTTAATCTTCAAGCTGCTGATACTGTGATTATATTTGACACCGACTGGAATCCTCAG GTTGATCTGCAAGCACAGGCAAGGGCTCATAGGATTGGCCAGAAAAGGGAAGTGCTTGTTCTTAGATTTGAAACA GTTCAAACAGTTGAGGAACAAGTTAGAGCTTCAGCTGAGCACAAACTGGGAGTTGCTAATCAGAGCATTACGGCTGGTTTCTTTGATAATAACACAAg TGCTGAAGATCGTAGGGAATACTTAGAGTCTTTACTGCGGGAGTGTAAGAAAGAGGAAGCTGCACCTGTGTTAGATGATGATGCTTTAAATGATGTCTTAGCCCGCAG CGAATCTGAGATTGATGTGTTTGAATCAGTTGACAAACAAAGGCGAGAAGAAGAGATG GCAATGTGGAAAAAGTTGGTTGGCAGACAGGGAATGGATGGTTCTGACTCTTTACCTCCCTTACCTTCTCGTCTTGTTACTGATGATGATTTGCAAGCTTTCTATGAAGCAATGAAGATATTTGATGTATCAAAGACTGTGGTTACACCTCAAGCTGGTGTAAAGCGGAAGAATATGTATCTTGGGGCCCTTGATACTAGACAATATGGAAGAGGCAAGAGAGCAAGAGAG GTGAGGTCCTATGAAGAGCAATGGACAGAAGAGGAATTGGAAAAGATGTGTCAGGCTGACTCTCCTGAATCCCCTAAGATGAAAGGAGGAGGAACTGAAAAGAACTTGCCAACAGTCACCAGCAGCTGTACAATAGTGCTTGATAGCACAGAACCTCCTGCTGTACTCTCTCCATCTTCTTCACCCCCTGTATCCCTTCCACCCCCTACACCACTCTCCGTGGATCCTCCACATTTACAGCAAAGCAAAGAGGTAACACCACCATCTAAGCGGGGCCGTGGAAGGCCAAGAAGGGCAGAAAAATCTCCAATTGCAATGGTTATCCCTGCATCTTCTGGAACATGCAAAGTGGAGACAGGGCTACAGACAGTCACCAGCCATTCAGCAACCTTGGCTCCTGGTTCATTGCCTGGATCTACTGCTTTCAGTGGATCTTTACAACATGGTGTAGGGATTGCTCCTAGTTCTCAGCCAACCTCTGTGTTGCATTCTGCTACTCCTGTCTCACAATCTGCACCTGGAGGCCCTTCCATACCTACGCAATCAAGGGGACGAGGCCGGAAGATTCAGAGTGGTGAACAAGCTACCCATCGTAGGGGAAAGAAACATGGCTCAGTGTTACCTGCTGTTCCAGATGGTTTATCAAGTCCTAGTACTGATCCCAAAATAAATGAGCAATCCCAGAATAAATCCGAGATGCCTGCTGGGAGCCAGCCCATTGCCATAGGTGCCACTGGTTCTAGCATTCCTATTGCCCCTGTTCCTGATTCTTTACCTAGTTCTGCTGTTAAAGATGCTTCTGTTGTAGGGGATGCTTTGAATTCTGCAACAGTCAACCATGTAACATCCGTTCCTTGTGCTCCTCAACCCCCCATTCCCTGTCCTCCGGCACCCATGCAAACTAAAGGGCAGAGCAGAAAGACTCAAAGTGGAGTGTCAACCCCCCGGCGTAGAGGAAAGAGGCTGGCAGTGCTCTCACTTCCGGCTCCTGCTGGTCTGGATACCAAATCAGGTCTTCAATCAGAAGATAATTCTGGGGATTTGTTAGGGTCTAATTCTGTTTCAGTGAGAAGTAAACAAGATATTGTGTCTGAGGTATTGCCAAATGTGATTCAGGAGCAAGCATCGGGTGTTTGTGAACCTGTTGATGTTTCTAGTCAGGGAAAAAAACCTATTGAGCAATCAGATAATGCTGTCCAGCACCCTCATCCAACAAGCTCATTGGGAGTGCATGATGTCAGTTGCAAATCTTCTG TTTCAGCTCCTGAACAAGTTCCAATTGATGATTTATCTGGCATCGCTTCAGGGTCAATAGAGGATTTATCTAAAAATAGCTCTTCAAACGGTGGGGTTGTTCCAACTTCATCTGTATCAAATAAAACTGTTGAGTTGATCAGGAACCAAAATTCCGAGGACAATGCTCGTACAGATATATCAACTCTGAAGACTGCAACTCAAGCTGTTGGTCCTGTAGCTGATTCTTTTCCTGCTTCTGCTGCTGTAGAAGACACAAATAAAATGATGCAGCGTGTTGCTGGGGCAATTGCTCCTGGTTTGCAGTCAATTTCTACTGACCCCTCTGTTGCTGCAGCTTATCAATCTACCCCTACTCAGGCTCCAGAATCTGTTCCAGTGAAAAGGCAATGTCGTAAAACTCCTAACAGAGGAGAAGCACCTAGGCGAAGGGGAAAGAGACAGGCTTTGGGATTATCTGGAATTCCTGATGGGTCTGTTGGTCTAGATCCAAAATTAAATCAGCAATTACTTAGCAATCTCGGGGAAATGATGGGAAGCAAAACCATTGACCCAGGGAGTAAGCAAGAGACTGAAACTAAGGAACTGACTGTGGTTGTCCAGACAGTAGCATGTGAAGTACCATCTCCTTGTGGTTTAGCTGGTCAGGATCCAAAACGAAAAGAAACTTATACAAACCCAGTTCTTGGTCGAATTCAGACTGCTGTAACTGATGTTGCCCGTGTCATGAAGGAGATTTTCTCAGAAACTTGCTCAGCAAAAGCTAAAGCTGGTGTATGTTCTGGGATTGAAGCTAAAGACAATACAATGCCTGTATCCAGTAACACCCTTGCAGAGGTGGCCCAAAGCCAAAGTTCAGTGGTTAAAGTGTGTTCAGAGATGCTAGCTTTGGAAACAGTCCCTCGAAGTTTTCGCACCAATAAGAATAAAGAGCAGCCTGGTACAGAAAGTGATGGAACTTTTAAAGGCGGCACTGAGATTTTCTCTGTCACTTCCTCGTCTAAAGATAAAGCTGTTTGCCCTTCTCAGAGTGAAGATATGACTGCCTCTATTAAAGCTGGTTCAGAGCATAAAACATGTGCTGAGATGCCAGCTTTGGAAACAGCAAGACCAGGTTTTGACTCTGCAATCGGTACACATGGGGACCACATTAAAACTGGAAATGATGCAAAAAGTAAAAGTGACATTGCAGTTGCAACTGAAACAAGCTCATCTAAAGCTGGTGTACCTTTTGAGAGTGAAGGTAATGATGATAAAGCCTGTCCAGATATGCCTACTCTGGAAACTGAACCTTCTGGTTCTGACATTCTAATCAACAAGCATAAAGAATCTGGGACTGAAAGTGACACAAAAGTTAACGATGACAAAGATATTTTCTCTGAAACTTGCTCATATAGAGCTATAGCTGGTGATTATTCTGGGAGTGAAG GGAACCGTATTGCTAAAATTCGAAGTTCAGATGATAAATCCTGTCCTTACATGCCAACTTTGGAAAGTGACCCTCCTGGTTTTGGTGTTCGAATCAACAAGCATAAGGAGTCTAGAACTGAAAAGGATGCAAAAGTTACAGTTGACAAGGATATTTCCTCTGAAACTTGCTTATCAAAAGATAAAGCTGGTTACTCTACTGGGAGTTATGTTATGAATGCTCCTGTTATAGCTGTATCCATGAGCACCACCATGGAGGTGATCCAGAACCAGAGTTCAGAAGATAAAACTTGTCCAGAGATTCCGACTTTGGGAACAGCCTTTCCAGGTTTTGATATCACAATTAACAAGCATAAGGAACAGTCTGGGACTGAAAGTAATGCAATTATTAAAGGCAACGATAAGACTGTCTCGGAAACTTGCACTGTAGCTGGAGACTCTCCTAGTAGTGAAGGTATGGATGCTCATGGTATAGCTGTATCTGGAAATACTGTTGTAGAGGTGGTCCAAGACCAAAGTTCAGAGGTTGGAACGGGGCTACAGATTCCAACTTTGGAAACAGCCCCTTCAGATCTTGACTTTCCAAACAACAAGCATGAAGAACAGCCTGTGACTGAAAGTGATGCAGAAATTAGATGTGACAATTCTGCTTTCTCCTGTGAGCCTCAGGCCTTACAACCTGAAGCTTCCAAACCTGAAAGGAAGACTGATGGTGCTTCTACTGAGAACTCGGGTGATTTAAGAGAACCAAGACAACTTCCTGATGACCAATCAGTAGTGGAGAGTACCTCAGAGATCACTTGTATAGTTCAGCTCAATGCTAACCAAGAGAATGATGTTGCTCAGGAGTTACTTGCACCTAACAGTGATCACACAGGTTCTAATAGAGGGTTATCCAGCAAGGTTCCAGGCGTGGTACTGCTTTCTGACACTCAGAATAATTTTGGGAATACAACAATGCCTTcatcaaatgattttttaaaatcatcttcTGTTGGTCTAGGCGATGCTGATTGTAATACAATTGCCATGAACGATGATGATGATACTGGTGATCATGGCAGAAAAAGCCCACTTGCTTTCACTACAGCATTGCCTCCTAGTTTAATTAATCCTTCCTCAAAAGAGTGTCTAGAAACTTCTCTTCTTACTCTCAGCAGCATCGAGGCTTCCTCAATTtcaacatatgatcaaatagATGTTTCTAAGGATAGTGGGGTAATGCCAGAGAACTTATCTGAGGACTTGGGTCCAGCTTCATCTGCACTAGCAATTGAGGAAGATGTGATTGAGGGCTGCTCAGAGAAAGATTCTGTATGCAACTTAGTGGTACTACATAATCCAAAGGTGTCTGAAGCAGTTAATCAAAAGGATGTTTCTCAGAGTGTTGAGTCTGTAGGTGAAGAAGATGAACAAATTGATGTCTCTCAGGCTGACAGGGGTTTGGGTCTGGCTTCAGCGTTGGTGATTGAGGAAGAACAGATAGATGGTTCCTCTGAGATTGATATAGTTGGAAACTTAGTGTCAGCAAAGGATTCAAATGCTTCTGTAGGTGAAGCAAGTGAACAAACTGATGTTTCTCGGGGTTGTGATGCCATGCCAGAGACCTTGTCAAATGACTTAGATCTGCATTCATCCTCCATGGTGATTGAGGAGGCAAAAATTGAGGGATCCTCGGAAAAAGTTCCAGTCGGCAGCTTAGTGTCAGTGGAGGATTCAAAAGGTTATGTAAGTGAAGGAGGTGATCAAATTGATGTTTCGAAGGGTGGTGATGATGTGCCAGAGAACTTGTCAAAGGACTCATATCTGCCTCCATCCTCCATGGTGATTGAGGAGGATACGAATGTGGGATTATCTGAAAAAGATCCAGTTAGCAACTTTGTGTTAGTGGAGGATATAAAAGTCTCCATAGGTGATGCAGGTAATCAAATGAATGTTTCTTCAGGTGCTGGGGTTGTACAAGAGAACTTATCTGAGGATCCAGGTCTGCCTTTATCCTCCATGGTGATTGCTGAAGAAAAGATGGATGGCACCATTGGTGCCCCTGAGAAGGCTATAGTTAGCAACTTAGTGCCAGCAGAGGATTCAAAAGCTTCTGTAGGTGAAGTGGGTGAACAAATTGATGTTTCACAGGGTGTTGACATTATGCCAGAGAACACATGTTATGACTTATATCGGCCTTCATCCTCCATTGTGATTGAGAAGGGAAAAATTGAGGGATCCTCTACCAAAGATCTAGTTGGAAGCTTAGTGTCAATGGAGGATTCAAAAGGTTCTGTAGGTGAAGCAGCTGAACAAATTGATGTTTCTCAGGGTGGTGATGTCAAGCAAGAGAACTTATTGAAGGACTTAGATCTGCCATCATCCTCCATCGTAATTGAGggagaaaaaataaaggaatCCTTGGAAAAAGAGCTAGTTCACAGCTTGGCGTCACTGGAGGATTTAAAAGGCTCTGTAGGTGAAACAAGTAATCGAATGAATGTTTCTTTGGGTGTGCGGTGTGTGCAAGAAACCTTATCTGAGGATTTGAGTCTGCCCTTAACCTCCTTGATGGTTGAGGAAGAAAAGATAGATGGTTCCTCTGAGAAGGATGTAGTTAGCAACTTACTGTCAGCGGAGGATTCAAAAGCTTCTGTTGATGAAGCAGGTGAACAAATTGGTGTTTCTCAGGGTGATATCATGCCCGAGAACTTATCAAATGAATTAGATCTGCCTTCATCCTCCATGGCAACTGAGGAAAAAATTGAGGGATCCCCTGAAAAGGATCCACTTAGCAGCTTAGTGTCAGTGGAGGATTCAAAAGGTTCTGTTGGTGAAGCAGGTGAACAAATTGACATTTCTCAATGTGGTGACATCATGCCAAAGAACTTATCAAAGGACTTGGATCTGCCTTCATCTTCCATGGTGATTgaggatga